ACGTGGGCCGCTTTGGCTTCAAGTCCTCCGCGGACGTCGACAAGTTCGCGGGCATCGACTCCGCAGTGACGGCGCTCGGCGACCGCTACCCGCTGCCGCACGTGCTTGCCGTCGTTTCGTGCAAGGTCGTGGCGACGCTGGACGTGGGCACCCACATGGTGTTTGTGGGAGAAGTGCAGGACGCCAGGACCCTTGGCGATGCGGACCCGCTCACGTATGCTTACTACCACACGGTGCTGAAGGGAAAGACGCCGCCGAAGGCCTCCTCGTACGTTCCGAAGGAGGTCGCAAACACTGGGGACGGTTCCGCGAACGCGGACGACCAAATAGAGAGAGGAAACACCATGGCTGACGAGAAGAAGACCTACAAGTTCGTTTGCACGGTCTGCGGCTACGAGGTCGAGGTCGACACCCCCGAGCTGCCCGAGGACTACGTCTGCCCCGTCTGCGGCGTTGGCCCGGATCAGTTCGAGCTGGTGGAGGAGTAGCCTCCGCAGCGCTCTGGCGCACGCGCGCAAGGGCGGGGTCGCGCCGGTGCGTGGCCTCGCCCTTCTCGCCCAGGCGCCCGGGCAAGAGGGCGCCGCGAAAAGTCGTGGTGTCTGGCGCGCAAGAAGTTGGGTAGACTTAACATGCTCGGGCGTGGCCCGGACGGCACTTTGACAGACGCATGGTGGCATTCGGCCCCAAGCACCTCATGGGGGCGACTGGTTTCGACAGGGTAGTTCTGAGGTGGGCAGCAGGCCGTGGTCTCCTCGCCACGTAAAACAGGGGTACCGTCAAATTTAATTGACAACGATTCTTACCAGGGCTATGCCCTCGCTGCTTAATTATTAACTAGCAGCCGTCAATCCCGGGATCGCTCCCGTCCCCGGTGCGACGTCATTTAGGGAGATGCTCTCTGGGACGTAGTCGGTATGCCCAGGGAAAAGCAAGAACCGGCTGGGACGCCAAGCGCGGGTCGCCAAGTGCGCGGCGTCCAAGATCCAATTGGCGACTAAGCTTGTAGACACCTGCCAGGGAGCTGCTTTGGACCGGAGTTCGATTCTCCGCGCCTCCACCATGGACTTCGTCGGCGCCCGCCCCGCAAGGGGTGCGGCGCCGTTTTGCTACGCATGGCCGGCATGGCGCGGCGCGCCCCGGCCCCAACAGAGAGGGGGACGCCCATGGCGGCCCAAGACACGGCCCTCGTTCTGGAGGGCGGAGGATTTCGCTGCATGTTCACGGCGGGCGTGCTCGACGTCCTGATGGAGCACGGCCTGTACGACTTCGGCAGCGTGTGGGGCGTCTCGGCCGGCTCCATCAGCGCGTCGAGCTTCAAGAGCCGCCAGATCGGCCGCACGGCCCGCATCATGCTCGCGTTTAGGGACGACCGCAGGTTCATGTCGTTCTGGTCGCTTCTGACCACGGGCAACATCGCCGGCGGCGAGTTCATGTACGAGGAGGTCCAGAACGTGCTGGATCCCTGCGACGTGGAGACGTTCAACAGAAACCCGCTTCGCATGTTCAGCGTCGCGTCCAACGTGGTGTTCGGCACGGCGGACTACCTTGAGTGCAAGAGCTTCCCGGAGGACGTGGCCAAGGTGCAGGCGTCCGCCTCGATGCCGGGCGTGTCCCAGATGGTGGAGGTGGGTGGCCACCGCTACCTGGACGGCGGCACCACGGACTCCATCCCGTTCGAGGTGGCGCTCGGCGCAGACGGCACGCGCAAGGTCGAGGGCTACGACGGCGCGCAGAGGGCCGTCGTGGTGCTCACGCGCGACCGCGACTACGTAAAGAGCCTTGGCAACGAGGGCCTGGTGCTGCGCAGCCACCGCTACGACGCCTACCCGTACTTCACCCACGCTCTCGAGACGCGCTACCTGCGCTATAACGCCCAGCGCGACCTGCTTTTTGCCATGGAGAGGGAGCAGGACCCGCGCGTGCTGGTTATCGCGCCGGAAGACCCCGTCACCGTGGACGTCACCGGCGCGGACGGCGGCGCGCTGCTCTCGCTCTACGTGAAGGGGCGCCAGCAGGCAGAGGCCCGCCTGGAAGAGATCGCGGCGTTCATCGGTCACAACGCGTAGCGCGCGTGTGCGGCTTGTGGCCAACTCGGTAGCTGTTGCAAATGCAACTGATTACATCGCACATCTGGCATAGGCTCTTCATTGTCGAAAAACGCGGCGGGGGCCGCGCGTCAGAGAGAGGTGCTTGATGGACCCTAAGATGTTCTGCTACCAGTGTCAGGAGACCGCAGGCTGCAAGGGCTGCACGATTCGCGGCGTGTGCGGCAAGTCGCCGGAGGTCGCCGCCATGCAGGACCTCCTTGTCTACGTGACGAGGGGCCTGTCTGCCGTGACGAGCGCGCTGCGCGCGAAGGGCGAGTCCGTGTCGCGCGGCGTGAACAGCCTCGTCGCAACGAACATGTTCCACACCATCACGAACGCCAACTTCGACGAGGCCGCCATCCGCGAGCGCATCGCCAGGACGCTGAGCGTGAAGGCGTCGCTCCTCGCGCGCCTGGGCGACACGGACGGCCTGCCCGAGGCCGCGCTCTGGAGCGGCGAGGACGCGGACTTCGCGGCGAAGGCCGCCACGGTCGGCGTGCTTGCGTGCGCGGACGAGGACGTGCGCAGCCTGCGCGAGCTCATCACCTACGGCGTGAAGGGCCTCTCCGCGTACACGGCGCATGCGAACGCCCTGCTGAAGTACGACGAGTCCGTGGACGCGTTCATGCAGGAGGCCCTGGCGAAGACCCTCGATGACACGCTGGGCGTGGACGACCTCGTCGCGCTCACCCTCGAGCTCGGCAAGCACGGCGTGGACGGCATGGCGCTTCTGGACGCCGCGAACACCGGCGCGTACGGCAGCCCGGAGGTGACGGAGGTAAGCATCGAGCCGCGCTCGAACCCCGGCATCCTCGTTTCCGGCCACGACCTGCGCGACCTCGAGATGCTGCTCGAGCAGACCAAGGGCACCGGCATCGACGTGTACACCCACTCCGAGATGCTCCCCGCGAACTACTACCCCGCGCTGAAGAAGTACGACAACCTCGTCGGCAACTACGGCAACGCCTGGTGGAAACAGAACGAGGAGTTCGAGAGCTTCAACGGCCCGATCCTCATGACCACCAACTGCATCGTGCCCCCGCGCGACTCCTACAAGGGCCGCATGTTCACCACCGGCTCGGCGGGCTACCCCGGCTGCACCCACATCGAGGCTAACGAGCAGGGCGAGAAGGACTTCTCGGCGCTGATCGAGCTCGCCCGCACCTGCGAGCCGCCCACCAAGATCGAGGAGGGCTCCATCGTGGGCGGCTTTGCCCACGACCAGGTCTTCGCCCTTGCCGACCAGGTGGTCGACGCCGTGAAGACCGGCAAGATCACCAAGTTCGTCGTGATGGCCGGCTGCGACGGCCGCGCGAAGAGCCGCAGCTACTACACGGACTTCGCCCGTGCGCTGCCCGAGAGCGTCGTCATCCTCACGGCCGGCTGCGCCAAGTACAAGTACAACAAGCTCGGCCTGGGCAACGTCCCCGGCACCGGCATCCCGCGCGTGCTTGACGCCGGCCAGTGCAACGACTCCTACTCCCTTGCGCTCATCGCGTTGAAGCTGAAGGAGATCTTCGGCCTGGACGATGTGAACGACCTGCCCCTGGCCTTCAACATTGCGTGGTACGAGCAGAAGGCAGTCATCGTTCTTCTCGCCCTTCTTGCCCTTGGCGTCAAGAACATCCACCTTGGGCCGACGCTGCCCGCATTCCTCTCGCCGAACGTGACGAAGGTCCTCGTGGACAACTTCGGCATCGCCGGCATCACGAACGTGGACGACGACCTGAAGATCCTGGTGGGGTAGAGGCCTGCCAAGGCACGTACCGACCAAAGGCATGACGATCGGGCCCGGACGATGCGTCCGGGCCCGAACCGCGTCTTTTGTGTGGGAATGTCGTGTTTTGTGTCGAGCACGCCACGGTGTTGTATACTTCTAAAGCTTTTCCACTGAGCCCCGTAATCTCACAGGAAAACGCGTTCTGTTTAGTAAGCACATGGAGGAGTCAAGTGAACAAGTCGACTCATTACGCCAAGAAGGGTGAGGTCCAGCGCAACTGGGTGCTCATCGACGCCGACGGCGCCACCCTTGGCCGCCTCGCTACCAAGGCTGCCATGATCCTTCGTGGTAAGAACAAGCCCCAGTACACCCCCAACACCGACACGGGTGACTTCGTGGTGGTCATCAACGCCGACAAGGTCCAGCTTACCGGCGTCAAGGCCGACCACAAGGAGTACTGGCGCTACTCCGGATGGCTGGGTGGCCTGAAGAAGGAGTCCTTCAAGGAGGCCATGGAGAAGCACCCCGAGCGTGTCGTCGAGCACGCCATCAAGGGCATGCTTCCCCACACGTCCCTCGGCCGCCAGCAGGCGACGAAGCTCAAGGTCTATGCTGGCCCCGAGCACCCGCACGCCGCTCAGAACCCCGTCAAGATCGATCTGGAGGCTTAACCGATGGCTGACAACACCGCTGTTTACACCGGCACCGGCCGTCGCAAGGAGGCAACCGCCCGCGTTCGCCTCGTTCCCGGCACCGGCAAGGTTACCGTCAATGGCCGTGACGCCCTCAACTACTTTGGCCGTCAGCAGCTCGTTGACAACGCACTCGCTCCGTTCCGCGTGACGGACACCGTTAACCGCTTCGACGTCCTCGCCAACTGCGATGGCGGCGGCATCAACGGCCAGTCCGGCGCACTCCGCCTGGGCATCGCCCGCGCCCTCCTCGAGGCTGGCGAGTACCGCGCCGACCTCAAGAAGGCCGGCTTCCTCACCCGTGACTCTCGCGCCGTCGAGCGCAAGAAGTACGGCCTGAAGAAGGCCCGCAAGCGCCCGCAGTTCTCCAAGCGCTAAGGCCCACTGGCTTTCAATGCACGTACGGAGGGCCTGTCGACTCTGGTCGGCAGGCCCTTTTTCGTTACAGTGTTAACGTAGGCAACGGTGACCTCCGGGCGCCGCGTCTCACACGAGAGAGGTCTGCTATGAAGTACTTTGGTACGGACGGGTTCCGCGGCGTGGCCAACGAGGGGCTAGACGTCGAGCACGCGTACAAGATCGGCCGCTTCGTCGGCTGGCACTACGGCGCCCGCGTGGGCAAGAAGGCCCGCGTCATCCTGGGTAAGGACACGAGGCGCTCCAGCTACATGTTCGAGAGCGCTCTTGTCGCCGGGCTCGTCGCGTCCGGTGCGGACGCGTACATGCTCCACGTCATCCCGACGCCCGGCCTCGCGTACGAGACCGCGGATGGCGGCTTCGACTGCGGCATCATGATCACCGCGTCTCACAACCCCTACACGGACAACGGCATCAAGCTCGTGAACACCGAGGGCTACAAGATGGAGGAAGACGTCCTCGAGCAGATCGAGTCATACATCGACGGCGAGTTCGACGTCCCCCTGGCCACGGGTGACGCCATTGGCTGCACCGTGGACTACATGCAGGGGCGCAATCGCTACATAGCGCACCTCATTGCGTCGTGCGGCTTCAGCATGCAGGGCGTGAAGGTCGGCCTCGACTGCGCGAACGGCGCGGCGTCCTCCGTCGCGCGTCCGGTGTTCGATGCCATGGGTGCCGAGACCCACGTGATCAACAACGCCCCAAGCGGCTTCAACATCAACGTGGACTGCGGCAGCACCCACATCGAGAGGCTGCAGGACTTCGTGGTGAAGAACGGGCTCGACGTCGGCTTCGCCTACGACGGCGACGCGGACCGCTGCATCGCGGTGGACGAGCGCGGACACGTGGTGGACGGCGACCTCATCATGTACGTGTGCGGCGTCTACCTCGCGAAGCACGGCCGCCTCGCCAAGAACACCGTCGTCCCCACCGTCATGAGCAACTTCGGCTTCTTCAAGGCGCTTGACGCCGCGGGCATCGACCACGTCTCCACGGCGGTCGGCGACAAGAACGTCTGGGCGTGCATGATGGAGAACGGCTACACACTCGGCGGCGAGCAGTCCGGCCACATCATCTTCGGCGACCTTGAGAAGACCGGCGACGGCATCATGACGTCGCTGCGCGTGATGGAGGTCCTGCGCGCGGAGCGCGAGAAGCTCTCCGAGCTCACGCGTCCCGTCAAGCTGTACCCGCAGCTCCTCATCAACGTGCGCGTGCAGGACAAGGACGCCGTCATGGCCTCCGAGGACATCCAGGCCGCGGTCAGGCGCGCCGAGGAGTTCCTCGAGGGCAACGGCCGCGTGCTCGTGCGCGCGTCCGGCACCGAGCCCCTCATCCGCGTGCTTGCGGAGGCGCCCACTGACGAGCTCTGCCAGAAGGCGGATGCGATCGTCATTGACGCGCTCGAGCCGTACAAGGAGTAGCGACAGGAAAAATACCTGCGTGTTTACGCGGGCGAGAAGGGCAGGCGGCTCCGGTTGGGGCCGTCTGCCCTTTTCGTGCGCGCGTTTCCAACTCATGGCCTGCGGGTTTGGCCGCCGTGTCTTTTGTGGGCGCCGCCCGGCGCCGGCTTCAAGTGCTGGTACCATGGACTCCTAACTATGGACGTATGCTGCGCCTCGGGCGCATACACAGGAGGTAACCAAATGTGTGGTGTCGTAGGATACACCGGTAAGGGCGAGGCAATCGACTTCCTCCTCTATGGGCTGCAGACCCTGGAGTATCGCGGGTACGACTCCGCGGGTGTCGCCGTGCTCTCGCCGGACGACAACCTCCACCTCGTGAAGGTGGCCGGGCGCGTCGCCGCCCTGAAGGAGCGCTGCGACGCGGCGAACCTCGTCGGCACCACGGGCATCGGCCACACGCGCTGGGCTACGCACGGCGCCCCGACCGACCGCAACGCGCACCCGCACACGAGCTGCGACGGCCGCATCGCCGTCGTCCACAACGGCATCATCGAGAACTACGAGACGCTGAGGCGCCAGCTCATGGCGGAGGGTCACAGCTTCAAGAGCGACACGGACACCGAGGTCGTGGCGCACCTGATCGAGGACGCATGGCGCGGACCCGCGAGGGGCGACCTCGCCTCGGCCGTTCGCTATGCCTGCGACAGGCTCGAGGGCTCCTGGGCGCTCGGCGTCGTCTGCGCGGACTGCCCGGGCGAGGTCGTGGTGACGAGAAAGGCGTCACCCCTCGTCGTGGCGTCCACCAAGGACGGCGCCTATGCCGCGTCGGACGTCATGCCGCTCGCGAAGGCGACGTCGCACTGCCTGCAGCTCGACGACTACGACATCGCCACCCTGCACGAGGACGGCACCATCGACATCGTCGACCGCGAGGGCAACGCGGTCGAGCACCCAAAGCCGCTCGACATCGACTGGGATGCCTCCGCGGCGACGCTCGGCGGCTACTCCGACTTCATGGCGAAGGAGATCGCGGAGCAGCCGGCCGCCATCTCGCGCCTGCTGAAGGATCGCCTGGGAAAGCACGGCGTCGAGCTGGACGAGCTCTCCATGAGCAACGACGACCTCGCGGCGATCGACCGCGTGTACATGGTCGCTTGCGGCACGTCGTACCACGTGAGTCTCATCGCCCGCGAGCTTGTGCAGGACTGGGCGAAGATCCCCGTGTTCTGCGAGTACGCATCCGAGCTTAACTACAAGGAACCGCTCGTCACCGACCACACGCTCTGCGTCATCATCACCCAGTCTGGCGAGACGGCGGACACGCTGACCGCCGCCAGGAGGATGAAGGCTCTCGGCTGCAAGGTCTTTGCCATCACGAACGTGCTCGGCTCCTCCGCTGCGCGCGAGTCCGACGGCACGATGTACATCCAGGCCGGTCCCGAGGTCTGCGTTGCCTCCACGAAGGCGTACACCGCGCAGATGGTGGCGTCCGCCCTTCTCGCCCTGCGCCTTGCCCTTGCGAACGGGAGCATGGACGAGGACGAGGTGCGCGGCCACTTCGCGAGCTTGGAGCAGGTGCCCGGCCTCATGGAGGAGGTCATCAGCCGCAGGTGGCAGGACAAGCAGGCCGCGCGCGTGTTCCGCAACGCGAAGTCCGCGCTGTTCCTGGGCCGCGGCGTGAACTCGACCACCGCGTACGAGGGCGCGCTGAAGCTGAAGGAGATCAGCTACCTGCACGCGGAGGCCTATCCCGCCGGCGAGATGAAGCACGGCCCCATCGCGCTCCTGGAGCCGGGATTTCCCGTGGTTGCCATCGTGCCGGCAGACCACGTGCACGACAAGACGGTCAGCAACATCGAGGAGTCCATTGCGCGCGGCGCCACCGTCGTGGCCGTCGCGACGGACGGGGACGAGCGCGTGGCGAAGCTGTGCGAGAACGTGCTGTGGATTCCGCCGTGTCCCGAGGAGTGGATCGTGCCGCTCGTGGCCGTCGTGCACCTGCAGCTGCTGGCCCGCTACGTGGCGCGCGCACGCGGCTGCGATGTGGACAAGCCGCGAAACCTTGCGAAGTCCGTCACCGTGGAGTAGGCCGTGGCGCGCGTTGGCATAGGCGTGGACATGCTCGAGATCGCAAGGATGGAGCGCGCCCTGAAGAGGCACCCCAGCTTTGCGGCGCGGGTGTTCACGGACGACGAGCGCGCGTACTGCGACTCGACGGCGCGCCCCGCCGAGCACTACGCCGCGCGCTTTGCCGCGCGCGAGGCCGTGGTGAAGGCGCTGGGCACGGGCTTCTCGGGGGTATCGGCATGCGGGATGTCTCGGTGGGACGAGACGTGCGCGGCAGGCCGGTCGCCATCCTCTCGGGACGCGCGGCCGAGGCGGCCCACGAGCGTGGCATTGACGAGGT
This sequence is a window from Parafannyhessea umbonata. Protein-coding genes within it:
- the rpsI gene encoding 30S ribosomal protein S9 — its product is MADNTAVYTGTGRRKEATARVRLVPGTGKVTVNGRDALNYFGRQQLVDNALAPFRVTDTVNRFDVLANCDGGGINGQSGALRLGIARALLEAGEYRADLKKAGFLTRDSRAVERKKYGLKKARKRPQFSKR
- the glmM gene encoding phosphoglucosamine mutase — encoded protein: MKYFGTDGFRGVANEGLDVEHAYKIGRFVGWHYGARVGKKARVILGKDTRRSSYMFESALVAGLVASGADAYMLHVIPTPGLAYETADGGFDCGIMITASHNPYTDNGIKLVNTEGYKMEEDVLEQIESYIDGEFDVPLATGDAIGCTVDYMQGRNRYIAHLIASCGFSMQGVKVGLDCANGAASSVARPVFDAMGAETHVINNAPSGFNINVDCGSTHIERLQDFVVKNGLDVGFAYDGDADRCIAVDERGHVVDGDLIMYVCGVYLAKHGRLAKNTVVPTVMSNFGFFKALDAAGIDHVSTAVGDKNVWACMMENGYTLGGEQSGHIIFGDLEKTGDGIMTSLRVMEVLRAEREKLSELTRPVKLYPQLLINVRVQDKDAVMASEDIQAAVRRAEEFLEGNGRVLVRASGTEPLIRVLAEAPTDELCQKADAIVIDALEPYKE
- the rplM gene encoding 50S ribosomal protein L13 encodes the protein MNKSTHYAKKGEVQRNWVLIDADGATLGRLATKAAMILRGKNKPQYTPNTDTGDFVVVINADKVQLTGVKADHKEYWRYSGWLGGLKKESFKEAMEKHPERVVEHAIKGMLPHTSLGRQQATKLKVYAGPEHPHAAQNPVKIDLEA
- the hcp gene encoding hydroxylamine reductase; translated protein: MDPKMFCYQCQETAGCKGCTIRGVCGKSPEVAAMQDLLVYVTRGLSAVTSALRAKGESVSRGVNSLVATNMFHTITNANFDEAAIRERIARTLSVKASLLARLGDTDGLPEAALWSGEDADFAAKAATVGVLACADEDVRSLRELITYGVKGLSAYTAHANALLKYDESVDAFMQEALAKTLDDTLGVDDLVALTLELGKHGVDGMALLDAANTGAYGSPEVTEVSIEPRSNPGILVSGHDLRDLEMLLEQTKGTGIDVYTHSEMLPANYYPALKKYDNLVGNYGNAWWKQNEEFESFNGPILMTTNCIVPPRDSYKGRMFTTGSAGYPGCTHIEANEQGEKDFSALIELARTCEPPTKIEEGSIVGGFAHDQVFALADQVVDAVKTGKITKFVVMAGCDGRAKSRSYYTDFARALPESVVILTAGCAKYKYNKLGLGNVPGTGIPRVLDAGQCNDSYSLALIALKLKEIFGLDDVNDLPLAFNIAWYEQKAVIVLLALLALGVKNIHLGPTLPAFLSPNVTKVLVDNFGIAGITNVDDDLKILVG
- the glmS gene encoding glutamine--fructose-6-phosphate transaminase (isomerizing); translated protein: MCGVVGYTGKGEAIDFLLYGLQTLEYRGYDSAGVAVLSPDDNLHLVKVAGRVAALKERCDAANLVGTTGIGHTRWATHGAPTDRNAHPHTSCDGRIAVVHNGIIENYETLRRQLMAEGHSFKSDTDTEVVAHLIEDAWRGPARGDLASAVRYACDRLEGSWALGVVCADCPGEVVVTRKASPLVVASTKDGAYAASDVMPLAKATSHCLQLDDYDIATLHEDGTIDIVDREGNAVEHPKPLDIDWDASAATLGGYSDFMAKEIAEQPAAISRLLKDRLGKHGVELDELSMSNDDLAAIDRVYMVACGTSYHVSLIARELVQDWAKIPVFCEYASELNYKEPLVTDHTLCVIITQSGETADTLTAARRMKALGCKVFAITNVLGSSAARESDGTMYIQAGPEVCVASTKAYTAQMVASALLALRLALANGSMDEDEVRGHFASLEQVPGLMEEVISRRWQDKQAARVFRNAKSALFLGRGVNSTTAYEGALKLKEISYLHAEAYPAGEMKHGPIALLEPGFPVVAIVPADHVHDKTVSNIEESIARGATVVAVATDGDERVAKLCENVLWIPPCPEEWIVPLVAVVHLQLLARYVARARGCDVDKPRNLAKSVTVE
- a CDS encoding patatin-like phospholipase family protein, encoding MAAQDTALVLEGGGFRCMFTAGVLDVLMEHGLYDFGSVWGVSAGSISASSFKSRQIGRTARIMLAFRDDRRFMSFWSLLTTGNIAGGEFMYEEVQNVLDPCDVETFNRNPLRMFSVASNVVFGTADYLECKSFPEDVAKVQASASMPGVSQMVEVGGHRYLDGGTTDSIPFEVALGADGTRKVEGYDGAQRAVVVLTRDRDYVKSLGNEGLVLRSHRYDAYPYFTHALETRYLRYNAQRDLLFAMEREQDPRVLVIAPEDPVTVDVTGADGGALLSLYVKGRQQAEARLEEIAAFIGHNA
- a CDS encoding rubredoxin-like domain-containing protein, translated to MADEKKTYKFVCTVCGYEVEVDTPELPEDYVCPVCGVGPDQFELVEE